One genomic window of Candidatus Zixiibacteriota bacterium includes the following:
- a CDS encoding plastocyanin/azurin family copper-binding protein, which yields MKRLPCLQGLSVTVLSVVVGLWGLSLCTGCSTSSNGSDSNATFDPEITEIVVGDTIRWTAVSGDHTVTSGTDSDDSDAGDLFDADLPQGEEFTYVFDAAGDYDYFCRPHEAEGMSGQITVTEATPTTVPVSASGTAFSPVNVEIHVGDTVRWTSSGSHTITSGENSAAGDAGDLFDEQLTNAQSFTYVFDAPGVYPYFCRLHEFSGMTGTVTVMERESKTVTVEASI from the coding sequence ATGAAGCGATTACCGTGCCTGCAGGGGCTCTCTGTAACCGTTCTGTCGGTGGTTGTCGGTTTGTGGGGGCTAAGTCTATGCACCGGGTGCAGCACCTCGTCGAATGGCTCGGACAGCAATGCTACGTTTGATCCGGAAATTACCGAGATCGTCGTCGGTGACACAATTCGGTGGACCGCTGTCTCCGGCGACCATACGGTGACGTCGGGAACCGATTCCGATGATTCGGACGCGGGCGACCTTTTTGATGCCGACCTTCCGCAGGGTGAGGAGTTTACTTACGTGTTCGACGCCGCCGGTGACTACGACTATTTTTGCCGTCCGCACGAAGCCGAGGGGATGAGCGGGCAGATCACCGTGACGGAAGCGACCCCGACAACGGTGCCGGTATCGGCATCGGGCACTGCTTTTTCTCCCGTGAACGTTGAGATTCACGTCGGCGACACGGTCCGCTGGACGTCATCCGGCTCGCACACCATCACATCCGGTGAAAACTCGGCGGCGGGCGACGCGGGTGATCTGTTCGACGAGCAGCTCACGAATGCGCAATCGTTCACCTACGTGTTCGACGCTCCGGGAGTGTACCCGTACTTCTGTCGGTTGCACGAATTCTCCGGCATGACGGGAACGGTGACTGTCATGGAGCGGGAGTCCAAGACCGTGACGGTCGAGGCCTCGATCTGA
- a CDS encoding FIST N-terminal domain-containing protein, producing MRTEQRQWVPGAGWTPDTPPYLSELAQLVFVFGGSTVMKDPKHFADVRHSYPQAHIMGCSTAGEICGTTVCDDTLVTTAVEFENTDIQVAHVDIDDVGDCVRAGAQLASSLPHDQLVHVFVLSDGLKINGSELVQGMLSALPPGVAVTGGLSGDGARFERTYVCIDDIPREGIIAALGLYGSHLKVGYGSLGGWDPFGPERLITRSKGNVLYELDGQSALALYKTYLGEHAQGLPSTGLLFPLSIRTREGQSGVVRTILGVNETDQSMTFAGDMPEGAYARLMKANFDRLIDGAHGAAQASYEVVGSMTPDLALLISCVGRKLVLKQRIEEEVESVREVLGETAALAGFYSYGEISPFTPSAKCELHNQTMTITTFSEV from the coding sequence ATGCGGACAGAACAGCGGCAATGGGTACCCGGCGCCGGTTGGACACCGGACACACCGCCATACCTGAGTGAGCTGGCTCAGTTGGTGTTCGTGTTCGGCGGCAGCACGGTCATGAAGGATCCAAAGCACTTCGCGGACGTCAGACACTCCTATCCGCAGGCGCACATCATGGGTTGCTCGACCGCCGGTGAAATCTGCGGGACCACCGTCTGCGACGATACGCTTGTGACGACGGCGGTCGAATTCGAGAATACCGATATCCAAGTCGCGCACGTCGACATCGACGACGTCGGCGACTGTGTCAGGGCCGGGGCACAACTGGCCTCGTCGCTGCCGCACGATCAGTTGGTGCACGTTTTTGTCCTGTCCGACGGATTGAAGATCAACGGCAGTGAACTCGTGCAAGGGATGCTTTCGGCGCTGCCGCCGGGCGTCGCCGTGACCGGGGGGCTCTCGGGGGACGGTGCACGGTTTGAACGGACATATGTTTGTATCGACGACATCCCGCGTGAGGGCATTATCGCGGCGCTTGGGTTGTATGGGTCGCACTTGAAGGTCGGGTATGGTTCGCTGGGCGGATGGGACCCGTTCGGACCGGAGCGTTTGATCACGCGGTCGAAGGGCAATGTCCTCTACGAGCTGGACGGACAGTCGGCCCTGGCGCTGTACAAGACTTACCTCGGCGAACATGCCCAGGGATTGCCGTCCACGGGCCTGCTATTCCCATTGAGCATCCGCACGCGTGAGGGGCAGAGCGGAGTCGTCCGCACGATTCTCGGAGTCAATGAGACCGATCAGAGCATGACGTTCGCCGGTGACATGCCGGAGGGCGCGTATGCACGCCTGATGAAAGCCAACTTCGACCGGCTGATCGACGGCGCGCACGGCGCCGCGCAGGCGAGTTATGAGGTGGTCGGCTCAATGACACCGGACCTCGCACTGCTGATCAGTTGCGTTGGGCGCAAGCTCGTCCTCAAGCAGCGCATCGAAGAGGAAGTCGAGAGCGTGCGCGAAGTGCTCGGCGAGACAGCCGCGCTGGCGGGGTTCTACTCCTATGGCGAGATTTCACCGTTCACACCGTCGGCCAAGTGCGAGCTGCACAATCAGACGATGACGATTACGACGTTTTCTGAAGTGTAG
- a CDS encoding serine/threonine-protein kinase — translation MIGQSVAHYRVVEHLGSGGMGEVYVAEDTRLQRRVALKFLPSALSYDDEFRARFVREARSIAAINHPNIIHIYEVSQHEGLPYFAMELVEGGSLRDRIVSGGMPLEETLRVAGQICAGLAAAHRAGVIHRDIKPANILLDAHGNVKILDFGLAKRPADAEITAVGLIPGTVSYMSPEQAGGQTLDHRTDIFSVGVVLYELLSGRQPFARDSDLLTISAIANDPVPALPNNIPSDLAAIVERMLCKDVTQRYQQISEPFEALRRCAAGLAVGEPIRLEPKATGRRAIWITSAAILAFGAAAIAFYLSQGARTSGDVPAGMTQDTSSDQSALTAPEQMPSRPDSTTIAESHSVPIQPDPQLEEAALQLRDRVIDARSRVDQDDMGLEPYKRGLSDEAAGDSLRHIHEWTQAGSRYRRALTLFGDASDSGRHKDSTDVTELIDQFWQSLSRRDVAALSAGYPSMPKEQQSMWQQFTEQTKDLIVTSTFDEIALDDREAKARVAVRMSFRDAGGQRSETVRYDIELSETDGIWSIRNMTQQR, via the coding sequence ATGATCGGACAAAGCGTCGCCCATTACCGTGTGGTCGAACACCTCGGCTCCGGGGGGATGGGGGAAGTCTATGTCGCCGAGGACACCCGTCTGCAGCGGCGGGTCGCGCTGAAGTTCCTGCCGTCGGCACTGTCCTACGATGACGAGTTTCGTGCCCGCTTTGTCCGCGAGGCGCGCTCGATCGCCGCGATCAATCATCCGAACATCATCCACATCTACGAAGTATCCCAGCACGAGGGACTGCCGTACTTCGCCATGGAGCTGGTCGAAGGGGGATCACTCCGCGATCGGATCGTTTCCGGGGGTATGCCGCTGGAGGAGACGCTGCGGGTCGCCGGGCAGATTTGCGCCGGATTGGCGGCCGCGCATCGCGCCGGGGTAATTCACCGTGACATCAAACCCGCCAACATCCTGCTGGATGCACACGGCAACGTCAAGATTCTCGACTTTGGTCTGGCCAAGCGTCCCGCCGACGCAGAGATCACGGCGGTCGGCCTGATCCCCGGTACGGTATCGTACATGTCGCCGGAACAGGCGGGCGGACAGACGCTCGATCACCGCACCGACATCTTTTCGGTCGGCGTCGTCCTATACGAGCTGCTCAGCGGGCGGCAGCCGTTTGCGCGTGACAGTGACCTGTTGACGATTTCCGCTATCGCCAACGACCCGGTTCCGGCTCTGCCCAATAACATCCCGAGTGATTTGGCCGCCATTGTTGAACGAATGCTGTGCAAGGATGTCACTCAGCGTTACCAGCAGATCAGCGAGCCATTTGAGGCATTGCGCCGCTGCGCGGCCGGTCTGGCGGTCGGTGAACCGATACGTCTGGAACCAAAAGCGACCGGGCGGCGTGCAATCTGGATCACATCGGCCGCGATCCTGGCATTCGGTGCCGCGGCCATCGCTTTTTATCTGTCCCAGGGGGCTCGCACATCCGGGGATGTCCCTGCCGGGATGACCCAGGACACTTCGAGTGATCAAAGCGCACTGACGGCACCCGAACAGATGCCGTCCCGGCCCGACTCAACCACGATTGCGGAATCGCACTCAGTACCGATCCAGCCCGATCCGCAGTTGGAGGAGGCGGCGCTGCAACTGAGAGATCGCGTGATCGATGCCAGGTCTCGCGTCGATCAGGACGACATGGGACTGGAACCTTATAAACGGGGCTTGTCCGACGAGGCCGCGGGAGATTCTCTGCGGCATATTCATGAATGGACACAGGCCGGGAGCCGATATCGGCGGGCGCTTACGCTCTTCGGTGACGCGTCCGATAGCGGCCGTCACAAAGATTCCACAGACGTCACCGAACTCATCGACCAGTTCTGGCAATCGCTCTCGCGGCGCGACGTGGCCGCGTTGTCGGCGGGGTACCCGTCGATGCCGAAAGAACAACAATCGATGTGGCAGCAATTCACAGAACAGACGAAAGACTTGATTGTTACGAGCACATTCGATGAGATTGCGCTGGATGACCGTGAGGCGAAGGCCCGTGTCGCCGTCCGCATGAGTTTCCGCGATGCCGGCGGCCAACGCAGCGAAACAGTCCGATACGACATTGAACTCTCCGAAACCGACGGGATCTGGTCGATTCGGAACATGACTCAACAACGTTGA
- a CDS encoding carboxypeptidase-like regulatory domain-containing protein, whose protein sequence is MSDRCRRWIGLLCVAGVLPVLSCSSGQDSSTEPTVTEVTFDGTVHLPESSYLTYEDIALGFGERDVAVSTDGAFSIAGNQHLPGIAMARDLWGEPILMAVVPDPVEGLQVTVDVHSTALALAFLHPFVCTSNPDYAEEVVTDLESLSELGELESLLSEQLSGDVLALVYDNPDLEDALSRVVEAYVNSYPPTTSLLAVLPAHRSPSTPQDDDVQILPNGQVSGHQLNWKGGSSFEILNSYGRWAYCTTPSDSFFLWPNGDFLDLLKATQPWAPSSKNFTMSVPPNSDTQYVSVYGYGFSPMAGNDWDSLDANERLHANAAGIATIVVELCGQMLAVVTNTSRTLGNEDVASRLGGTIVGLLLSDGVLMSQVSAYIAVNDPWGLSWHLTKHVLSELTVNPSFRSAFVAATGMALTDGALSKLASWLSVPAKAVMTFNSVSSVMKTALGLSSARFRTSFAVWRDVIEYGSVRGQVADAEDGSPLTGAVVTLTGDENNPLNPDHEVTTGSDGYYRFDYIGAGPKSISASKSGYTPKAIGVVIETDAEITANITLQRGGAGVSGRVLNGIFVHHNIQSGLFSESLELVAIHAGGVEVNRYLYVNNGTYTMALPAGSWWIKAQYEDYKPDSFLVTVPGSGGVSAPRDLVLEPNPSMTGQIDIDMNNDGTFETSFEITFPSVGLTSPTLAPCAPGGNGANTMMGMAGQGTSYANFDFVYVGFSTTTITGPGVYPVGGLYPFGCLSGGTQTIGWLGTSRRQCNNPDGSGPMSFTIIGDPETPGCDCGISQPGNVFVTDWNSELGGLVAGGVTADLAGWANCHCSSSDEDGDGIDDDYDVTCARARLHLDFRFLVGTDYLVGWMPSTPPIP, encoded by the coding sequence ATGAGCGACAGATGCAGACGATGGATCGGGCTCTTATGTGTCGCGGGCGTTCTGCCCGTGTTGTCGTGTTCATCGGGTCAGGACTCATCGACGGAGCCGACCGTCACCGAGGTGACGTTTGACGGCACGGTTCACCTGCCGGAATCGTCGTATCTGACATACGAAGACATTGCCCTCGGATTCGGCGAGCGCGATGTTGCCGTTTCTACCGACGGTGCGTTTTCGATCGCGGGCAACCAGCATCTCCCCGGAATCGCCATGGCGCGCGACCTCTGGGGTGAACCGATTCTCATGGCGGTCGTCCCCGATCCGGTTGAGGGATTGCAGGTAACCGTCGATGTCCATTCGACCGCTCTGGCACTTGCCTTCCTGCACCCATTCGTCTGCACCAGCAATCCTGATTACGCCGAAGAGGTAGTGACTGATCTCGAGTCACTCTCCGAGCTGGGCGAACTCGAGTCGCTCCTGTCCGAGCAACTGTCGGGGGATGTATTGGCACTGGTGTATGACAACCCCGATCTCGAGGACGCGCTCTCTCGTGTCGTGGAGGCATACGTGAACTCGTACCCGCCGACGACATCACTGCTCGCGGTCCTGCCGGCGCATCGCTCACCGTCAACTCCACAGGACGATGATGTTCAGATCCTGCCAAACGGGCAGGTCAGCGGGCATCAGCTCAATTGGAAGGGCGGCAGTTCGTTTGAGATTCTGAATTCGTATGGACGCTGGGCGTACTGCACGACGCCCAGCGACTCGTTCTTCCTCTGGCCCAATGGCGACTTCCTCGACTTGCTCAAGGCCACTCAGCCATGGGCGCCGTCGTCTAAAAACTTCACCATGTCGGTGCCTCCGAATTCGGACACGCAGTATGTCTCCGTGTACGGCTATGGGTTTTCTCCCATGGCGGGAAACGACTGGGATTCGCTCGATGCCAACGAGCGGTTACACGCGAACGCCGCCGGCATTGCCACCATTGTAGTTGAATTATGCGGACAGATGCTGGCAGTCGTGACCAACACGTCACGCACACTGGGGAATGAGGACGTCGCATCTCGTCTGGGCGGCACGATCGTCGGACTTCTGCTTTCCGACGGCGTGCTGATGTCCCAGGTCTCCGCATACATCGCCGTGAACGATCCCTGGGGGCTCTCGTGGCATTTGACCAAGCATGTCCTCAGCGAATTGACGGTCAATCCGTCGTTCCGTTCGGCGTTCGTCGCGGCTACGGGTATGGCCCTGACCGACGGGGCGCTTTCAAAGCTGGCCTCGTGGCTGTCGGTGCCCGCCAAGGCGGTCATGACGTTTAATTCTGTATCATCGGTCATGAAGACCGCTTTGGGGCTCTCTTCGGCGCGATTCAGGACATCCTTTGCCGTGTGGCGTGATGTCATTGAGTACGGATCGGTGCGCGGGCAAGTGGCGGATGCGGAAGATGGCTCACCGCTTACGGGGGCTGTCGTGACGCTGACCGGCGATGAGAATAACCCGTTGAATCCGGATCACGAAGTTACGACGGGATCTGACGGGTACTATCGCTTCGACTATATCGGCGCGGGACCCAAATCGATCTCGGCGAGCAAGTCGGGATATACGCCCAAGGCAATCGGCGTCGTCATCGAAACCGACGCGGAGATCACGGCCAATATCACGCTCCAGCGCGGCGGCGCGGGAGTATCGGGGCGGGTGCTCAACGGGATTTTCGTACATCACAACATTCAGTCGGGGCTCTTCTCGGAATCCCTGGAACTTGTGGCCATTCACGCAGGCGGCGTGGAAGTCAACCGGTACCTGTATGTCAACAATGGCACATACACCATGGCTCTCCCCGCTGGATCGTGGTGGATCAAGGCACAATATGAAGACTACAAGCCGGACTCATTCCTGGTCACAGTCCCCGGCAGCGGCGGCGTCTCCGCCCCGCGTGATCTGGTGCTGGAACCGAATCCGTCAATGACTGGGCAGATCGACATCGACATGAACAACGACGGGACCTTCGAGACAAGTTTTGAGATCACGTTTCCGTCCGTCGGACTCACGTCGCCGACATTGGCGCCCTGCGCACCCGGCGGAAACGGCGCCAACACAATGATGGGAATGGCGGGACAGGGAACATCGTATGCCAACTTCGACTTTGTCTACGTCGGCTTCAGCACGACGACAATCACCGGGCCGGGTGTCTACCCGGTCGGCGGATTGTATCCGTTTGGCTGTCTGTCGGGCGGCACCCAGACGATCGGCTGGTTGGGAACCAGTCGGAGGCAATGCAACAACCCCGACGGTTCAGGGCCAATGAGTTTCACAATCATCGGCGATCCGGAGACACCCGGATGCGATTGCGGCATCAGCCAGCCGGGCAACGTATTCGTGACGGACTGGAACTCGGAACTGGGCGGCTTGGTGGCGGGTGGTGTCACGGCAGATCTCGCCGGCTGGGCGAATTGCCATTGTTCCAGCAGCGATGAGGACGGCGACGGCATCGATGATGACTACGATGTCACCTGCGCCAGGGCGCGTCTGCACCTCGACTTCCGATTCCTGGTGGGGACAGACTATCTGGTGGGCTGGATGCCGTCAACTCCGCCAATTCCGTAG
- a CDS encoding response regulator, which translates to MHKLLFNQLRRHKGDVASPPIHWAEFIRAIDAAYEQADEDRVLLERSLELTSQELLERNEHLRRDIESRDRSAVVQILRAEKLKKQNAALVELARSQTVAHGYLKNALQTITEVAARNLEVERVGVWLLSEDRKLLRCQEVYTLESDQHSSGAELRTAGYPGYFRALERDRAIVANDARMHADTREFTDSYLVPLGITSMLDVALRKGGHTVGVLCLEHIGTMRTWTTEEQAFAGSLADLVSLSLESWDRRRAEEELERSLSILRATLDSSADGVLVVDDNGRVISFNRRFLDMWKIPESVMLTRDDDQLLASVLEQLADPGEFMARIRELYASPQESSVDMVVFKDGRVFERSSMPGHFGGEGSGRVWGFRDVTEKLRAERELLRAKRLEAAGQLAGQIAHDFNNLLSPLLAYPAVLRTMFPTDERTERILDDLESASRQIAEINQQLLTLGRRGHYNIEPMDINRIVDAAIRGVEIPDTMQIIRQMADKLLPLKGGAAQIMRVLANLISNAIDATDGKGTIICRTSNVYLDTAIRRYNSIVVGEYVRIDLADDGPGIPADIIERIFEPFFTTKKTNKKSGSGLGLSVVHSVVEDHKGYIDLQTAGGTGTTFSIYLPVDRSAALPESTASSLPRGANQIILIVDDDPTQRRVAAVALEGLGYRVVTKSSGEEAVEHLRENTCDLVVLDMIMDGIDGAEALRRIRNIHPHLPTLILSGFAQCERVRTAMELGALAFIPKPIDLKVFARAVADALSVRHGAIANSSVGDR; encoded by the coding sequence ATGCACAAGCTGCTGTTCAACCAGTTGCGTCGTCACAAGGGCGACGTGGCGTCGCCGCCGATCCACTGGGCGGAGTTCATTCGGGCAATCGATGCCGCCTACGAGCAGGCCGACGAAGACCGCGTGCTGCTGGAGCGCTCGCTGGAATTGACGTCGCAGGAGCTCCTGGAGCGCAACGAGCATTTGCGCCGGGACATCGAATCGCGCGACCGGTCAGCCGTGGTCCAGATTCTGCGTGCGGAGAAACTCAAGAAGCAAAACGCCGCACTGGTTGAGCTGGCGCGCAGCCAGACTGTGGCGCACGGATATCTCAAGAACGCGCTGCAAACCATCACGGAGGTCGCGGCGCGCAATCTCGAAGTCGAGCGGGTGGGTGTCTGGCTTCTGTCCGAGGATCGCAAGCTCCTGCGCTGTCAGGAAGTCTATACCCTGGAGAGCGATCAGCACTCGTCTGGTGCCGAGCTGCGAACTGCGGGATACCCCGGCTACTTCCGGGCACTGGAGCGCGACCGAGCGATTGTGGCCAATGACGCGCGGATGCACGCCGACACCCGAGAGTTTACGGACTCCTATTTGGTACCATTGGGGATTACATCAATGCTCGATGTGGCCTTGCGCAAGGGAGGCCATACCGTCGGGGTCTTGTGTCTGGAGCACATCGGGACGATGCGGACATGGACTACGGAGGAGCAGGCGTTCGCGGGCTCGTTGGCTGATCTGGTGTCGCTGTCGCTGGAGTCATGGGATCGACGACGTGCCGAAGAGGAGTTGGAGCGATCGCTGTCCATCCTGCGCGCGACACTGGACTCGAGCGCCGACGGAGTCCTTGTCGTCGACGATAACGGCCGCGTCATCAGCTTTAACCGGCGGTTTCTCGATATGTGGAAGATTCCAGAGTCCGTCATGCTGACACGCGACGACGATCAGCTTCTCGCGTCTGTCTTGGAACAACTCGCCGACCCCGGCGAATTCATGGCACGTATCCGCGAACTCTATGCCAGCCCCCAGGAGAGCAGCGTCGATATGGTCGTATTCAAAGACGGCCGTGTCTTCGAACGATCCTCGATGCCGGGGCACTTCGGCGGCGAAGGAAGCGGGCGCGTGTGGGGATTCCGCGATGTGACGGAGAAGCTGCGTGCTGAGCGTGAATTGCTCCGCGCCAAACGCCTTGAGGCAGCCGGGCAACTGGCCGGGCAGATCGCCCATGACTTCAATAACCTGTTGAGTCCGTTGCTCGCCTACCCGGCGGTACTCCGGACGATGTTTCCGACCGACGAGCGCACCGAACGAATTCTGGATGATCTGGAGAGCGCATCGCGACAGATCGCCGAGATAAACCAGCAATTGCTGACTCTGGGCCGCCGCGGGCACTACAACATTGAACCGATGGACATCAACCGGATCGTCGATGCCGCGATCCGGGGTGTCGAGATTCCCGACACAATGCAAATCATTCGACAGATGGCCGACAAACTGCTGCCGCTCAAAGGTGGCGCGGCACAGATCATGCGCGTGCTGGCAAACCTGATCTCCAACGCCATTGACGCGACCGACGGCAAGGGGACGATCATATGCCGCACATCGAACGTCTATCTGGATACCGCCATACGACGTTACAACTCCATCGTGGTCGGTGAGTATGTCCGGATCGACCTCGCCGATGATGGACCCGGAATTCCGGCGGACATCATCGAACGCATTTTCGAGCCGTTCTTTACGACGAAGAAGACCAATAAGAAGAGCGGCAGCGGGCTCGGGCTGAGCGTGGTCCACTCGGTCGTGGAGGATCACAAGGGTTACATCGATCTCCAGACGGCGGGCGGCACGGGGACGACATTCAGCATCTATCTGCCGGTCGACCGCAGCGCCGCCCTGCCGGAGTCCACGGCGTCAAGTCTCCCCCGTGGCGCCAATCAAATCATTCTGATTGTCGATGATGATCCCACGCAACGCCGGGTCGCCGCCGTCGCGCTCGAAGGGCTGGGATACCGCGTGGTAACCAAGTCCAGCGGCGAGGAAGCGGTAGAGCACCTGCGCGAGAACACGTGCGATCTGGTCGTCCTGGACATGATCATGGATGGAATCGATGGCGCCGAAGCACTGCGTCGCATCCGGAATATTCATCCGCATTTGCCGACGCTGATTCTGTCCGGGTTCGCGCAATGTGAACGAGTCAGGACGGCGATGGAATTGGGCGCGCTGGCCTTCATTCCCAAGCCGATCGACCTCAAAGTGTTCGCGCGCGCTGTGGCCGACGCTCTGTCGGTGCGGCATGGAGCAATCGCAAACTCGTCCGTCGGGGATCGCTGA
- a CDS encoding substrate-binding domain-containing protein: protein MRAVCTIVLLLLAASASAQQVAIIANRSVPADSLSQREVLDIYSGDVRTWKNGVPVVPFDLSQDGVVRDTFYEYLGKKSSRMKSIWMKNLLMGECQPPRTVDNEIKLLDQVSATPGGIGYLSLQSVNDSVKVLTVIAGSPAPD from the coding sequence ATGAGAGCTGTCTGCACAATCGTTTTGCTCCTGCTGGCGGCGTCGGCGTCCGCCCAACAAGTAGCGATCATCGCGAATCGCTCCGTGCCGGCGGATTCGCTGTCGCAGCGCGAAGTCCTCGATATTTACTCCGGTGACGTGCGGACGTGGAAAAACGGCGTTCCGGTCGTGCCGTTCGATCTGAGTCAGGATGGCGTCGTCCGCGATACGTTCTATGAGTATCTGGGCAAGAAGTCATCACGGATGAAGTCGATCTGGATGAAGAACCTGCTGATGGGGGAATGCCAGCCGCCGCGCACCGTGGACAATGAGATCAAGTTGCTCGACCAGGTGTCGGCCACTCCGGGCGGCATCGGGTATCTCAGTCTGCAATCGGTCAACGACAGCGTCAAGGTATTGACGGTGATCGCCGGTTCCCCCGCGCCGGATTAG
- a CDS encoding ATP-binding protein: protein MQFRHWKLGVKFTVAVGVVFALMAAGNLWSMSVILSLKSDLDDVSRNWMGRIIAISEINRSTADLRMRQLRYVASDSLAVLQEQGAEIITLIDQINNNRDTYEELRRISTRKPADSLYEWGLYDAFDRNWDAYQTDILSVIQSKLVGGALQTVVIGSDPPGDIFDSIRVSLNKLVEINKSYAVKAADAAEARLQAFRVASEILLIGSILMSGVFTIVIVRLITRPIRKLVAAAGQVADGELDVRLDIDSCDEIGNLAASFNVMTRALRDSRDRSVRQSAELQRQHSELQAAHLGLASQKDETDRANRGLADALHKLREAQEELLMKEKTAFLGQLVAGVAHELNNPAGALMSADDVSRRILNRLQAINAQRPEATAEVAPLIKSLENNLEVSRTAAERIRDIVSSLRSFARLDEAEVQQADIHQGIDSSIILLGTEVPNRITMTKNYGDLPRITCRPAQLNQVFYNILRNAVDAIEGQGAIAISTETDGDFALLRFSDSGRGIPADRLQQVFGFTLGQGAGRVRMGSGLIASYSIIQQHRGDIAIESTEGVGTTVRIRLPLGRS from the coding sequence ATGCAATTCCGGCATTGGAAACTGGGCGTCAAGTTCACCGTCGCCGTCGGCGTCGTGTTTGCGCTGATGGCGGCCGGAAACCTCTGGTCGATGTCGGTCATCCTTTCGCTGAAATCCGATCTGGATGATGTCTCACGAAACTGGATGGGACGGATCATCGCCATCTCCGAGATCAATCGCAGCACCGCCGATCTGCGGATGCGCCAGCTTCGGTACGTGGCGTCCGACTCGCTTGCCGTTTTACAAGAACAGGGCGCAGAAATCATAACGCTGATCGATCAAATCAACAACAACCGTGACACCTATGAGGAACTGCGACGCATCTCGACCCGTAAGCCGGCTGACAGCTTGTATGAGTGGGGGCTCTACGACGCCTTCGATCGCAACTGGGATGCGTATCAGACCGACATTCTCTCGGTCATCCAATCAAAGCTGGTCGGCGGCGCGCTGCAGACGGTCGTCATCGGCAGCGACCCACCCGGCGACATATTCGACAGTATTCGAGTCAGTCTCAACAAGCTGGTGGAGATTAACAAATCGTACGCGGTTAAGGCGGCCGATGCGGCCGAGGCGCGCCTGCAGGCGTTTCGCGTGGCCAGTGAGATTCTGCTGATCGGCTCAATCCTGATGTCGGGCGTATTCACGATCGTCATCGTGCGACTGATCACCCGCCCGATCCGAAAGCTGGTCGCCGCGGCCGGGCAGGTGGCGGACGGCGAGTTGGATGTCCGGCTCGACATCGACAGCTGCGATGAGATCGGCAATCTGGCGGCATCATTCAACGTCATGACGCGCGCCTTGCGCGACTCGCGCGATCGGTCTGTACGACAGTCAGCCGAATTGCAGCGGCAACACTCGGAATTGCAGGCGGCGCACTTAGGGCTGGCGTCTCAGAAAGACGAGACCGACCGCGCCAATCGCGGCCTGGCCGATGCCCTGCACAAGCTCCGGGAAGCGCAGGAAGAGTTGTTGATGAAAGAGAAAACCGCGTTTCTGGGCCAGCTTGTGGCGGGCGTCGCGCATGAACTCAATAATCCGGCGGGCGCCTTGATGAGCGCCGATGATGTTTCGCGGCGCATTCTGAACCGTCTGCAGGCGATTAATGCGCAGCGGCCCGAGGCCACCGCAGAGGTGGCGCCGCTGATCAAATCCCTGGAAAACAACCTCGAAGTCTCTCGGACAGCGGCGGAGCGCATACGCGACATCGTGAGCAGTCTTCGCAGCTTCGCGCGTCTCGATGAGGCCGAAGTCCAGCAAGCAGACATCCATCAGGGGATTGACAGCAGCATCATCCTGTTGGGGACTGAAGTTCCGAACCGGATTACCATGACGAAGAACTACGGAGACCTGCCCAGAATCACGTGTCGACCGGCACAACTCAACCAAGTGTTCTATAACATCCTGCGCAACGCCGTTGACGCCATCGAGGGCCAGGGAGCAATCGCAATATCGACCGAGACCGATGGCGATTTCGCGCTGCTGCGATTCTCTGATTCCGGGCGCGGAATCCCCGCTGATCGTCTCCAACAAGTCTTCGGATTCACGTTGGGCCAGGGGGCCGGGCGTGTCCGGATGGGATCGGGGCTGATCGCATCCTACAGCATTATTCAGCAGCACCGCGGCGACATTGCGATCGAGAGCACCGAGGGAGTCGGCACAACGGTCCGTATACGGCTGCCGTTGGGCAGGAGCTGA